The following proteins are encoded in a genomic region of Leishmania infantum JPCM5 WGS CACT00000000 data, contig 34, whole genome shotgun sequence:
- a CDS encoding 60S acidic ribosomal subunit protein has product MPSITTAKREYEERLVDCLTKYSCVLFVGMDNVRSQQVHDVRRALRGKAEFIMGKKTLQAKIVEKRAQAKDASPEAKRFNDQCEEYNLLSGNTGLIFTNNAVQEITSVLDAHRVKAPARVGAISPCDVVVPAGSTGMEPTQTSFFQALNIATKIAKGMVEIVTEKKVLSVGDKVDNSTATLLQKLNISPFYYQVNVLSVWDRGVLFTREDLMMTEDMVEKMLMEGLSNVAAMALGAGIPTSSTIGPMLVDAFKNLLAVSVATSYEFEEHNGKELREAAINGLLAGSGSAAAEPAAAAPAAPSAAAKEEPEESDEDDFGMGGLF; this is encoded by the coding sequence GGAGCGCCTCGTCGACTGCCTGACCAAGTACAGCTGCGTGCTGTTCGTGGGCATGGACAACGTCCGCtcgcagcaggtgcacgatgtgcgccgtgcgctgcgcggcaaGGCCGAGTTCATTATGGGCAAGaagacgctgcaggcgaagatcgtggagaagcgcgcgcaAGCCAAGGACGCGAGCCCCGAGGCGAAGCGCTTCAACGATCAGTGTGAGGAGTACAACCTGCTGAGCGGCAACACCGGCCTCATCTTCACTAACAACGCTGTCCAGGAGATCACCTCTGTGCTTGACGCGCACCGCGTGAAGGCCCCGGCGCGTGTCGGAGCGATTTCCCCGTGCGACGTGGTTGTGCCTGCTGGCAGCACCGGCATGGAGCCGACCCAGACGTCCTTCTTCCAGGCGCTGAACATTGCGACGAAGATTGCCAAGGGTATGGTGGAGATCGTGACGGAGAAGAAGGTGCTGAGCGTCGGCGACAAGGTGGACAactcgacggcgacgctgctgcaaaAGCTGAACATCAGCCCGTTCTACTACCAGGTGAATGTGCTGTCCGTGTGGGACCGCGGTGTGCTGTTCACCCGCGAGGACCTCATGATGACGGAGGACATGGTGGAGAAGATGCTGATGGAAGGCCTGAGCAACGttgcggcgatggcgctgggTGCTGGCATCCCGACGTCTTCGACGATTGGCCCGATGCTGGTGGACGCCTTCAAGAACCTGCTGGCTGTCTCCGTGGCGACCTCGTACGAGTTCGAGGAGCACAACggcaaggagctgcgcgaggccgcGATCAACGGCCTGCTGGCCGGCTCTggctcggctgctgcggagcccgccgctgccgcgccggccgcccctagcgctgctgccaagGAGGAgccggaggagagcgacgaggacgacttCGGCATGGGCGGTCTCTTCTAA